The DNA region GAAGCGCCTCTACGCCTACGACGAGACCAGTAACGCCTGGTCCGCCTGGTAGGCCGAACGAGCCGCCACAACGGTTTTTCTGCGGGCGAGCGAGACGCACGGTATGACCCGGATCGGCAGACGGAGAAGTACCAGTATGACCCGGTTCGACAGACGGGTGAGGGACAGATGAGCGGGTACGACGAGGAGCGCGACCGGCTGGCGTCAGTGGTGGAGCGGCGGGGCGTGAGCGAGCGCGTCGTCGACGCGATTCGTGCGGTTCCGAGGCATGAGTTCGTCCCGGAGAGCGAAGCGGATGCGGCGTACCGCGACCGGCCGGTCCCTATCGGGGACGAACAGACGTGTTCTGCGCCGAGTATGGTGGCGACGATGTGCGACCGCCTCGACCTCGACGAGGGCGAGGACGTCCTCGAAGTCGGGACGGGGTGTGGGTATCACGCGGCGGTGACGGCGGAGCTCGTGGGTTCGGCGCACGTTTACAGCGTGGAGTATCTCGAAGACCTCGCGGCTGACGCGCGCGAGAACCTGAACGAGACCGGGTACGGCGGCGTCTCGGTGCGGGTCGGCGACGGCCGGGAGGGCTGGGAGGCGCACGCGCCCTACGACGCCGCCTACCTCACGTGTGCCGCGCCGGACTTTCCGGCCCCGTTAGTCGAACAGGTCCGAGAGGGCGGGCGGCTGCTCGGCCCGCTCGGCGACCTCGGTCAGCGGCTCGTCTACGCCGAGAAAGAGGACGGCGGACTGGAGCGCG from Halocalculus aciditolerans includes:
- a CDS encoding protein-L-isoaspartate(D-aspartate) O-methyltransferase, producing MSGYDEERDRLASVVERRGVSERVVDAIRAVPRHEFVPESEADAAYRDRPVPIGDEQTCSAPSMVATMCDRLDLDEGEDVLEVGTGCGYHAAVTAELVGSAHVYSVEYLEDLAADARENLNETGYGGVSVRVGDGREGWEAHAPYDAAYLTCAAPDFPAPLVEQVREGGRLLGPLGDLGQRLVYAEKEDGGLERETGVSVRFVRIQGGGESGE